One Oxalobacteraceae sp. CFBP 8761 genomic window, GCGCATCTCGACCCACGTGCTGCTGCTGATGGGCGATGGCCGCTGGCATGCAGGCACCAACGAACAGACCATGCAGAGCGCGCTGCTGGGCGACTACCTCGGCCACCCGATCGAGATGATCGAACATCACGGCCGCCGCATCTTCATCCCTCAAGAGGATTTCGCATGAACGACATGACTCCCGAACAAACCGCTGCGCTGAACGAACGCCATCGCGTGCGCATGGAACGCAAGAAAGCCGTCATCGACGCAAAGATTGCGTCGGCCGACAAGGAAATCGGCATCATCATCGTCAATACCGGCAACGGCAAGGGCAAGAGCTCGAGCGCGTTCGGCATGGTGGCGCGCGCGCTGGGCCACGGCATGCAGGTCGGCGTGGTCCAGTTCATCAAGGGCGCGCTGTCGACCGGCGAAGAAACCTTCCTGCGCCGCTTCCCGGACGAAGTGCGCTTCCATGCGATGGGCGAAGGCTATACCTGGGAAACCCAGAACCGCGAGCGCGACATCGAGAAAGCGACCGAGGCGTGGGCGCTGGCCAAGCAGTTCCTGTCCGATCCGACCATCGGCATGGTGGTGCTGGACGAACTGAATATCGCACTCAAATACGGGTACGTCGATGTGCACACCGTGATCGCCGACCTGCTCGACCGCCCGACCATGCAGCACGTGGTGATCACGGGCCGTGGCGCGCCGCCCGAACTAGTGGCGGTGGCCGACACCGTCACCGAGATGAACGTCGTCAAGCACGCGTTCAAGGCGGGGATCGGCGCCCAGGCCGGGACGGAGTGGTAATGAGTGCGCATCCCGGCGCGCGTGTGGTGCTGGTGGCGGCAATGGCGTCCGGCCAGGGCAAGACTACCGTCACGGCCGCGCTGGCACGGCGCCTGATCCGCATGGGCAAGTGCGTGCGCGTGTTCAAGTGCGGTCCCGACTTCGTCGATCCGGTGATGCTGGAGAGCGCGTGCGGCACGCCGGTCCACAACCTGGATCTGTGGATGGTCGGCCCTGAAGCCTGCCGCCAGCGCCTGCAGGCGGCCGCCGCGGAGGCCGACGCAATCCTCGTCGAAGGCGTGATGGGCCTGTACGACGGCACGCCATCGAGCGCCGACCTGGCGCGCGCGTTTGGCATCCCTGTACTTGCGGTGCTGGATGCATCGGCGATGGCGCAGACGGCCGGCGCCGTGGCGCAAGGCTTGCGTGACTATGGTCCGGTACAGATGGCGGGCGTGATCGCCAACCGTGTTGCCAGCAGCGGCCACGCGGCGATGGTCAAGGAGTCGCTGCGCGACATTCCGCTGATCGGCACCCTGGCGCGTCAGGAGCATCACCTGCAAGAACGGCACCTGGGCCTGGTGTTGCCGGGTGAAGTCGAAGAGTTGCAGCGTATCCTTGACGCGCTGGCCGACAGCATCGAGTTCGATGAGGCGGCGTGGGATGCGCTGCCGGTGATGGCACCAGCGCATGCCGTCCCGGCGCAAATTGACACGCCCCTTGCCGGCCGCACGATCGCAATCGCGCATGACCCCTCCTTCATGTTCGTGTATCCGGCGAACGTCGAGCTGCTCAAGGCGCTGGGCGCGCAGATCACGTACTTTGCCCCGCTGTCGGACGACGCGGTGCCGGACCATGCCGACGCAGTCTATCTGCCGGGCGGCTATCCCGAGCTGCATGGCGCGGCGCTGCAAGGCGCAACGCGCTGGCGCGATTCGATCCGCGCAGCGCATGCGCGGGGCATGCCGATCGTGGCCGAATGCGGCGGCATGATGGCGCTGGCCGATGGCTTGACCGACAGCGATGGCCGGCGCTGGGAGATGGCTGGCCTGCTGCCGGGCGAAGTGGCAATGCAACAGCGTCTTGGTGGTCTCGGGATGCATGCGCTGGCCACGCCGGAGGGCGAACTGCGGGGTCACACCTTCCACTATTCGCTGCTGGCCACTGACGTCCCGCCGCAGGCACATACCGTCAAGCAGCGCACGCAGACACCGGGTGAAGCGGTGTACCGCGTCGGCTCGCTGTTCGCGTCGTACTTCCACGGGTACTTTCCGTCCAACCCGCGCGCGGTTGCCGCACTGTTTGGCGGTGCGCCATGAGCGCGACGCTGGTCTTTGGCGGCGCACGCTCGGGCAAGAGCGCGTTTGCCGAACGGCTGGCGCGCGAGTCGGGCCGGGTAGTCGTGTATATCGCCACCTCGCGCGCAGGTGATGGCGAGATGGCGGCGCGCATTGCGCTGCACCGTGAGCAGCG contains:
- the cobO gene encoding cob(I)yrinic acid a,c-diamide adenosyltransferase, which encodes MNDMTPEQTAALNERHRVRMERKKAVIDAKIASADKEIGIIIVNTGNGKGKSSSAFGMVARALGHGMQVGVVQFIKGALSTGEETFLRRFPDEVRFHAMGEGYTWETQNRERDIEKATEAWALAKQFLSDPTIGMVVLDELNIALKYGYVDVHTVIADLLDRPTMQHVVITGRGAPPELVAVADTVTEMNVVKHAFKAGIGAQAGTEW
- a CDS encoding cobyrinate a,c-diamide synthase; this translates as MSAHPGARVVLVAAMASGQGKTTVTAALARRLIRMGKCVRVFKCGPDFVDPVMLESACGTPVHNLDLWMVGPEACRQRLQAAAAEADAILVEGVMGLYDGTPSSADLARAFGIPVLAVLDASAMAQTAGAVAQGLRDYGPVQMAGVIANRVASSGHAAMVKESLRDIPLIGTLARQEHHLQERHLGLVLPGEVEELQRILDALADSIEFDEAAWDALPVMAPAHAVPAQIDTPLAGRTIAIAHDPSFMFVYPANVELLKALGAQITYFAPLSDDAVPDHADAVYLPGGYPELHGAALQGATRWRDSIRAAHARGMPIVAECGGMMALADGLTDSDGRRWEMAGLLPGEVAMQQRLGGLGMHALATPEGELRGHTFHYSLLATDVPPQAHTVKQRTQTPGEAVYRVGSLFASYFHGYFPSNPRAVAALFGGAP